A portion of the Novosphingobium sp. KA1 genome contains these proteins:
- the folP gene encoding dihydropteroate synthase translates to MTRQIYIQPIAFAQSPQCEDGEAVRLAGSLVWASRFALIVRENGKVVSRDRLGAADVPAALAALPADLAAAAETQWANFKKIHPPLQLKLAGGGARTIRLEQPQVAGILNMTPDSFSDGGAFLDKPDVASGHAAAMLEAGAAMIDLGGESTRPGAGAVWEGDEIRRVVPMVEQLVAMGAAISVDTRRPAVMEATLAAGAHIINDVSALRYDPRSVELAAASGAPVVLMHAPGKADDLHSNGTYADVVLDVYDWLERRRDECLAAGIRPENIMLDPGVGFGKTLAENLALMNGLAIFHGLGHPLYVGASRKRMIGALSNEAPAHDRLGGSLMLAIRAMDAGAHILRVHDVRETVQAVHVWRGLRDAALTDFGQLPR, encoded by the coding sequence ATGACTCGCCAGATCTACATCCAGCCCATCGCCTTCGCCCAAAGCCCGCAGTGCGAGGACGGCGAGGCCGTCCGTCTCGCCGGTTCGCTGGTCTGGGCCAGCCGCTTCGCGCTGATCGTGCGGGAAAACGGCAAGGTGGTCTCGCGCGACCGGCTGGGCGCGGCCGATGTGCCCGCTGCGCTGGCTGCGCTGCCGGCCGATCTGGCGGCTGCGGCCGAGACACAGTGGGCAAACTTCAAGAAGATCCACCCACCGCTCCAGCTGAAGCTGGCAGGCGGCGGTGCGCGCACGATCCGCCTCGAACAGCCGCAAGTCGCCGGCATCCTCAACATGACGCCGGACAGTTTCTCGGACGGCGGCGCGTTCCTCGACAAGCCCGATGTCGCCTCCGGTCATGCCGCCGCCATGCTCGAAGCGGGCGCGGCGATGATCGACCTCGGCGGCGAATCCACCCGTCCTGGCGCCGGCGCGGTGTGGGAAGGCGATGAGATCAGGCGCGTGGTGCCGATGGTCGAGCAGCTTGTCGCCATGGGGGCTGCAATCAGTGTCGACACCCGCCGACCGGCGGTGATGGAAGCCACGCTGGCAGCGGGCGCGCATATCATCAACGACGTCTCGGCCTTGCGCTACGATCCGCGCAGCGTCGAACTCGCGGCGGCATCGGGCGCGCCGGTGGTGCTGATGCATGCGCCGGGCAAGGCGGACGACCTCCATTCCAACGGCACTTACGCCGACGTGGTGCTGGACGTCTACGACTGGCTCGAACGGCGCCGGGACGAGTGCCTGGCCGCGGGCATCCGGCCCGAGAACATCATGCTCGACCCCGGCGTCGGCTTCGGCAAGACCCTGGCCGAGAACCTCGCGCTGATGAACGGCCTCGCGATCTTCCACGGCCTTGGCCATCCGCTTTACGTCGGTGCCAGCCGCAAGCGCATGATCGGCGCGCTTTCCAACGAGGCGCCCGCGCATGACCGGCTCGGCGGCTCGCTGATGCTGGCGATCAGGGCGATGGATGCGGGCGCGCATATCCTGCGTGTCCACGATGTGCGCGAGACGGTGCAGGCGGTCCACGTCTGGCGCGGCCTGCGCGACGCCGCACTGACCGATTTCGGCCAGCTCCCGCGCTGA
- a CDS encoding site-specific DNA-methyltransferase, with product MGQLLVKQKIRARAPAPTPKELLPLGQIIPGDCIEAMRTIPDASVDMVFADPPYNLQLGGDLSRPDGSHVDAVTNDWDKFSSFAVYDQFTRDWLTEARRVLKPEGSLWVIGSYHNIFRLGAIMQDMGFWILNDIVWRKANPMPNFKGTRFTNAHETLIWASMGEKSKYTFNYRAMKTLNDELQMRSDWVLPICNGAERLKKGGRKVHPTQKPEALLYRVMLATTNEGDVVLDPFFGTGTTGAVAKRLGREWIGCEREGDYREAALERIEMALPLDERALKTMQSKRTAPKVAFGTLIETGWIAPGTVLSDKKNRFRAVVRADGSLAADKVTGSIHGLGKELQGAPSCNGWTFWHLEHEGQVKPIDAIRQLYILATEP from the coding sequence ATGGGCCAGCTACTCGTCAAGCAGAAGATCCGCGCTCGCGCACCCGCGCCGACGCCGAAGGAACTGCTGCCCCTCGGCCAGATCATCCCGGGCGACTGCATCGAGGCGATGCGCACCATTCCCGACGCCAGCGTCGACATGGTCTTCGCCGACCCGCCCTACAACCTCCAGCTCGGCGGCGACCTGTCGCGTCCGGACGGCAGCCATGTGGACGCTGTCACCAACGACTGGGACAAGTTCTCCAGCTTCGCCGTCTACGACCAGTTCACCCGTGACTGGCTGACCGAGGCCCGCCGCGTGCTCAAGCCCGAGGGCTCGCTGTGGGTGATCGGTTCGTACCACAACATCTTCCGCCTCGGCGCGATCATGCAGGACATGGGCTTCTGGATCCTCAACGACATCGTGTGGCGCAAGGCCAACCCGATGCCGAACTTCAAGGGCACCCGCTTCACCAATGCCCATGAAACGCTGATCTGGGCCTCGATGGGCGAGAAGTCGAAGTACACCTTCAACTACCGCGCGATGAAGACGCTGAACGACGAGCTGCAGATGCGTTCGGACTGGGTCCTGCCGATCTGCAACGGTGCCGAGCGCCTCAAGAAGGGCGGCCGCAAGGTTCACCCGACCCAGAAGCCCGAGGCGCTGCTCTACCGCGTGATGCTGGCCACCACCAACGAGGGCGACGTCGTGCTCGACCCGTTCTTCGGCACCGGCACCACCGGCGCCGTCGCCAAGCGCCTCGGCCGCGAGTGGATCGGCTGCGAGCGTGAGGGTGACTACCGCGAAGCCGCGCTGGAGCGCATCGAGATGGCGCTGCCGCTCGACGAGCGTGCCCTGAAGACCATGCAGTCGAAGCGCACCGCGCCCAAGGTGGCGTTCGGCACGCTGATCGAGACCGGCTGGATCGCCCCCGGCACGGTGCTTTCGGACAAGAAGAACCGCTTCCGCGCTGTGGTGCGCGCCGATGGTTCGCTGGCCGCGGACAAGGTGACCGGCTCGATCCACGGCCTTGGCAAGGAACTCCAGGGCGCGCCTTCGTGCAACGGCTGGACGTTCTGGCACCTCGAGCATGAAGGTCAGGTCAAGCCGATCGACGCGATCCGCCAGCTTTACATTCTGGCCACCGAGCCCTGA
- a CDS encoding oxidoreductase, protein MTGFTAADVTGQAGKCFLVSGANTGLGFEVTRVLAARGARVLLACRSEDKARLAMEHIRMEVPGANLAFVPLDQADLASVRECAGIVARDEPRLDVLVNNAGVMVPPLERTVQGHELQFGVNHLGTFALTGLLLPKLADVQAGRVVITASLAHRRGRIDWDDLDAHRGYSRSKRYGDSKLMNLLHMYELDRRLRAAGSPVTALACHPGVASTELGRHSLAFRALFPIAGWVLNSAEDGAWPTLQAATGAVDPGQYYGPQRFGELSGPSGVARRRASATDPDAARRLWEISAAMTGVDYAGI, encoded by the coding sequence GTGACGGGATTTACCGCGGCCGACGTGACCGGGCAGGCCGGCAAGTGCTTCCTTGTCAGCGGCGCCAATACCGGCCTCGGCTTCGAGGTGACAAGAGTGCTGGCCGCGCGCGGCGCCCGCGTGCTGCTGGCCTGCCGCAGCGAGGACAAGGCCCGGCTCGCCATGGAGCATATCCGCATGGAGGTGCCCGGCGCCAATCTCGCCTTCGTGCCGCTCGATCAGGCGGACCTTGCCAGCGTGCGCGAATGCGCAGGCATCGTGGCGCGGGACGAGCCCCGGCTCGATGTGCTGGTCAACAACGCCGGCGTCATGGTGCCGCCGCTGGAGCGGACCGTGCAGGGGCATGAACTGCAGTTCGGCGTGAACCACCTCGGCACGTTCGCGCTCACGGGGCTGCTGCTGCCCAAGCTCGCCGACGTTCAGGCTGGCCGCGTTGTCATTACCGCCAGCCTTGCCCACCGGCGCGGCAGGATCGACTGGGACGATCTCGACGCGCATCGCGGCTACAGCCGCTCCAAGCGCTATGGCGACAGCAAGCTGATGAACCTGCTGCACATGTACGAACTCGACCGGCGCCTGCGCGCGGCGGGTTCGCCGGTCACGGCCCTGGCCTGCCATCCGGGGGTGGCTTCCACCGAACTGGGACGCCACTCGCTGGCGTTCCGGGCGCTCTTCCCGATTGCGGGGTGGGTGCTCAACAGTGCCGAGGACGGCGCCTGGCCGACCTTGCAGGCGGCGACGGGGGCGGTCGACCCGGGGCAATATTACGGCCCGCAGCGTTTTGGCGAACTCTCCGGCCCCTCGGGCGTGGCCAGGCGCAGGGCTTCCGCCACCGATCCCGACGCGGCGCGGCGGCTCTGGGAGATCAGCGCGGCGATGACCGGGGTCGACTACGCGGGGATTTGA
- a CDS encoding ribonuclease HII: MVTSSKSLAASAPGRLIIGVDEAGRGPLAGPVVAGAVVLCKPRPAGLDDSKKLSARRRAELEEAIKRRCRWAVGVVDVEEIDRLNIFGATMLAMTRAVAALCAQLGEEPDEVLIDGNMTPQGRTAEWRWKARAIVGGDAVEPCISAASIIAKEHRDRIMRDLALVHPHYGWERNAGYGTAQHLEALRVHGPTIHHRRSFAPVAQLEMML, encoded by the coding sequence TTGGTCACGTCGAGTAAATCCCTTGCCGCCAGCGCACCGGGCCGCCTGATCATCGGGGTGGATGAGGCAGGGCGTGGCCCTCTGGCAGGGCCGGTTGTGGCGGGCGCGGTCGTGCTGTGCAAGCCCCGGCCTGCGGGGCTGGACGATTCCAAGAAGCTTTCCGCCCGGCGCCGCGCCGAACTGGAAGAGGCGATCAAGCGCCGCTGCCGCTGGGCGGTGGGCGTGGTGGACGTGGAGGAGATCGACCGCCTCAACATCTTCGGCGCGACGATGCTGGCGATGACCCGCGCGGTCGCCGCGCTCTGCGCGCAATTGGGCGAGGAGCCGGACGAGGTCCTGATCGACGGCAACATGACCCCGCAGGGCCGCACGGCGGAGTGGCGCTGGAAGGCCCGCGCCATCGTTGGCGGCGACGCGGTGGAGCCGTGCATTTCGGCCGCCTCGATCATCGCCAAGGAACACCGCGACCGCATCATGCGCGATCTGGCGCTGGTGCATCCACACTACGGCTGGGAGCGCAATGCCGGCTACGGCACGGCCCAGCACCTCGAGGCGCTGCGCGTCCATGGGCCCACCATCCACCACCGCCGCAGCTTCGCGCCGGTCGCTCAACTGGAGATGATGTTGTGA
- a CDS encoding PQQ-dependent sugar dehydrogenase — protein MTKRKNSRSFLAAVSPVACILASCGAAGSGDKASAAATEAAPFKVEQVAAFDEPWAMDIDAATGAMIVTEKKGAIRLRLADGTLGEVSGAPTVAYGGQGGLGDVIFAPGQSGKTPAKTLDGRVVYLSWAEAGEGETRGAAVGKATLSCPQPASCALQGLQVIWRQTPKVSGEGHYSHRLTFSPDGQYLFVSSGERQKFTPAQDLGTNLGKIVRLRPDGTPAPGNPFAGRSAPTSQIWSYGHRNVLGLVFDDKGRLWDLEHGPAGGDEINLVKPGQNYGWPLVSDGDHYDGKPIPRHKTRPDLAAPAISWNPVIAPGDFIFYTGDRFPQWKGKFVIASFSEPGLVTVRIDGEKAIEEARYPLGNRIREIQQGLDGSIWLLEDGPAPDSGHLLHLTPPS, from the coding sequence GTGACCAAGCGGAAAAACTCCAGATCGTTCCTGGCTGCGGTATCGCCCGTCGCCTGCATCCTCGCAAGCTGCGGTGCGGCAGGCTCGGGGGATAAGGCCTCGGCGGCCGCGACCGAGGCGGCGCCCTTCAAGGTGGAACAGGTCGCCGCGTTCGACGAGCCCTGGGCGATGGACATCGACGCGGCCACCGGGGCCATGATCGTCACCGAGAAGAAGGGCGCGATCCGCCTGCGCCTGGCCGACGGCACCCTGGGCGAAGTCTCCGGCGCACCGACGGTCGCCTACGGCGGACAGGGCGGGCTTGGCGACGTGATCTTCGCACCGGGGCAAAGCGGCAAGACGCCGGCCAAGACCCTGGACGGCCGCGTGGTCTATCTCAGCTGGGCCGAGGCGGGCGAAGGCGAGACGCGCGGCGCCGCCGTCGGCAAGGCCACCCTCTCCTGCCCGCAGCCGGCAAGCTGCGCGCTGCAGGGCCTTCAGGTGATCTGGCGCCAGACCCCCAAGGTTTCCGGCGAAGGCCACTATTCGCACCGCCTGACCTTCTCGCCCGATGGCCAGTACCTCTTCGTCAGTTCCGGTGAGCGCCAGAAGTTCACGCCTGCTCAGGATCTTGGCACCAATCTCGGCAAGATCGTGCGCCTGCGGCCCGATGGCACGCCCGCCCCGGGCAACCCCTTTGCCGGTAGATCCGCCCCGACCAGCCAGATCTGGTCCTACGGCCACCGCAATGTCCTTGGCCTCGTGTTCGACGACAAGGGGCGGCTCTGGGATCTCGAGCATGGACCTGCGGGCGGCGACGAGATCAACCTGGTGAAGCCGGGGCAGAACTATGGCTGGCCGCTGGTTTCGGACGGCGACCACTATGACGGCAAGCCGATCCCGCGCCACAAGACCCGTCCCGATCTTGCCGCGCCGGCGATCAGCTGGAACCCGGTGATCGCGCCGGGAGACTTCATCTTCTATACCGGCGACCGCTTCCCGCAGTGGAAGGGCAAGTTCGTGATCGCCTCGTTCTCCGAACCCGGCCTCGTCACCGTGCGGATCGACGGCGAGAAGGCGATCGAGGAAGCGCGCTACCCGCTCGGCAACCGCATCCGCGAGATCCAGCAGGGCCTCGACGGATCGATCTGGCTGCTGGAAGACGGCCCGGCGCCGGATTCCGGGCACCTGCTGCATCTCACGCCGCCCTCGTGA
- a CDS encoding GNAT family N-acetyltransferase, which translates to MSETIPDTATLIPLDNVDPALVEALLDRAFEPERHTRTAYKVREGTEWLPGLSFAALDSAEMLVGSIQCWPVALTDGEGRAHPLIMVGPVAVLPELQGQGFGKALVSASLAGIDARAPLPQVLIGDPEYYERWGFTSEATGGWSLPGPFEQHRLLVRSENPAVLPREGMLGPWLR; encoded by the coding sequence ATGTCCGAAACCATCCCCGACACCGCCACGCTCATCCCGCTCGACAATGTCGATCCCGCGCTCGTCGAAGCCCTGCTCGACCGTGCGTTCGAGCCGGAGCGACACACGCGCACCGCCTACAAGGTACGCGAGGGGACCGAATGGCTGCCCGGCCTGTCCTTCGCCGCGCTCGACAGCGCCGAGATGCTGGTCGGCTCGATCCAGTGCTGGCCGGTGGCACTCACCGATGGCGAAGGCCGTGCCCATCCGCTGATCATGGTCGGCCCGGTCGCCGTGCTGCCCGAACTGCAGGGACAGGGCTTCGGCAAGGCGCTGGTCTCGGCCAGCCTCGCCGGGATCGACGCCCGCGCGCCGCTGCCGCAAGTGCTGATCGGCGATCCCGAGTACTACGAGCGCTGGGGCTTCACCAGCGAGGCCACCGGCGGCTGGAGCCTGCCCGGCCCGTTCGAGCAGCACCGCCTGCTGGTGCGCAGCGAAAATCCCGCCGTCCTCCCGCGTGAGGGCATGCTGGGGCCCTGGCTCCGCTAA
- a CDS encoding DUF1285 domain-containing protein: MPYDVPPDLNALTLSQAAELMAARKLPPVSQWSPAVIGDSEMRIAADGRWFHQGGEIRRPAMVRAFASLLLRDDEGRHWLVTPAEKLSIEVEDAAFIATDVRAEGDALVFRLNTDDLVIAGPDHPIRSHGDPETPAIYLSVRNGTEARLNRSTYGQLAEIAFAGGDLSVTSQGATFDLVPA; this comes from the coding sequence ATGCCTTATGACGTGCCGCCCGATCTGAACGCGCTGACGCTCTCGCAAGCGGCCGAACTCATGGCCGCACGCAAGTTGCCGCCGGTGTCGCAGTGGTCGCCTGCGGTCATCGGCGACAGCGAAATGCGCATCGCGGCGGATGGCCGCTGGTTCCATCAGGGCGGTGAGATCCGCCGTCCCGCGATGGTCCGCGCCTTCGCCTCGCTGCTGCTGCGCGACGATGAGGGCCGGCACTGGCTGGTCACGCCCGCCGAAAAGCTTTCCATCGAAGTCGAGGACGCCGCCTTCATCGCCACCGACGTGCGCGCCGAGGGCGATGCGCTGGTTTTCCGCCTCAACACCGACGATCTTGTCATCGCCGGGCCCGACCACCCGATCCGCAGCCATGGCGATCCCGAAACCCCGGCGATCTACCTTTCCGTGCGCAACGGCACCGAAGCCCGCCTCAACCGCAGCACTTATGGCCAGCTTGCCGAAATCGCGTTCGCGGGCGGCGATCTGTCGGTAACCAGCCAGGGCGCGACGTTCGATCTGGTGCCGGCATGA
- a CDS encoding CoA pyrophosphatase, which produces MSLLFDRLRPRFEAAHRNAPPQLWLDPRIENIPEFKPAAVLITLTEREKPGTLLLHRPSTMRAHPGQIAFPGGRLDDGETAIEAALREADEELGIHPRDVQVLGTSDVYRTGSGYEITPVLAVIPADLPIHPNPAEVAQWFEAPMGYLLDPANQQHCSVEWENRHHRFVEINWHDHRIWGVTGAILHNLSRRLDWND; this is translated from the coding sequence ATGAGCCTGCTGTTCGACCGCCTGCGCCCGCGTTTCGAGGCCGCCCACAGGAACGCCCCGCCACAGCTCTGGCTCGATCCGCGCATCGAGAATATCCCGGAGTTCAAGCCCGCCGCCGTCCTCATCACGTTGACCGAGCGGGAAAAACCCGGCACCCTGCTGCTCCACCGCCCCTCCACCATGCGCGCCCATCCAGGGCAGATCGCGTTTCCCGGCGGCCGGCTGGATGACGGCGAGACCGCGATCGAAGCGGCGCTGCGCGAAGCGGACGAGGAACTGGGCATCCATCCGCGCGACGTGCAGGTGCTGGGCACCAGCGACGTCTACCGCACCGGCAGCGGCTACGAAATCACCCCGGTCCTCGCGGTGATCCCCGCCGACCTGCCGATCCACCCCAACCCGGCCGAAGTGGCGCAGTGGTTCGAGGCGCCGATGGGCTATCTCCTCGATCCCGCCAACCAGCAGCACTGCTCGGTCGAGTGGGAAAACCGCCACCACCGCTTTGTCGAGATCAACTGGCACGACCACCGCATCTGGGGCGTGACCGGGGCGATCCTTCACAACCTTTCCCGCAGGCTCGACTGGAATGACTGA
- a CDS encoding CCA tRNA nucleotidyltransferase: MTEHLPARIAPEWMHREDIAALVDTLGAQNVRFVGGAVRDTRLGLPVKDIDMATTLEPDEVMIRLKRADIHRVPTGIEHGTVTAVLPGGPVEITTLRHDVSTDGRRATVEFAEDWRDDAARRDFTINALYADPLSGEIVDYFGGLADLAERRVRFIGDARQRIREDHLRILRYFRFQARFGSQPADEEAERACSELAATLKGLSRERVGMEMMNLLGLPDPAPTVARMAELGVLAVILPEADPAALAALVAAEQAQDIGPDPLRRLAALLPAQVPLAEQVASRFRLSGAQKKRLALAAAREAEPGEARALAYRLGQDGALDRLLIAGADAASITGWQIPAFPLKGGQIVARGVSAGPQVARLLRRVEERWIAEGFPAAARVDALLDAELAEQNS, encoded by the coding sequence ATGACTGAACACTTGCCCGCCCGCATCGCACCCGAATGGATGCACCGGGAGGACATCGCCGCGCTGGTCGACACGCTGGGCGCGCAGAACGTCCGCTTCGTCGGCGGCGCCGTGCGTGACACGCGGCTCGGCCTGCCGGTGAAGGACATCGACATGGCCACCACGCTGGAACCGGACGAAGTGATGATCCGCCTCAAGCGCGCCGACATCCACCGCGTGCCGACCGGCATCGAACACGGCACCGTCACCGCCGTGCTGCCCGGCGGGCCAGTGGAGATCACCACCCTGCGCCACGACGTTTCCACCGACGGTCGCCGTGCCACCGTGGAGTTCGCCGAGGACTGGCGCGACGATGCCGCCCGCCGGGACTTCACGATCAACGCACTCTATGCCGATCCGCTGAGCGGTGAAATCGTCGACTATTTCGGCGGCCTTGCCGACCTTGCCGAGCGCCGCGTGCGCTTCATCGGCGACGCCCGCCAGCGCATCCGCGAGGATCACTTGCGGATCCTGCGCTACTTCCGCTTCCAGGCCCGGTTCGGGTCGCAACCGGCAGACGAGGAAGCCGAACGCGCCTGCTCCGAACTCGCCGCCACGCTCAAGGGCCTGTCCCGCGAGCGTGTGGGCATGGAGATGATGAACCTCCTCGGCCTGCCCGATCCCGCGCCGACCGTGGCGCGCATGGCAGAGCTTGGCGTGCTTGCCGTCATCCTGCCCGAAGCCGATCCCGCTGCCCTTGCCGCGCTGGTCGCTGCCGAGCAGGCACAGGACATCGGCCCCGATCCGCTGCGCCGTCTTGCCGCGCTGCTGCCGGCGCAAGTGCCGCTGGCCGAACAGGTCGCCTCGCGCTTTCGGCTCTCCGGCGCGCAGAAAAAGCGCCTGGCCCTCGCCGCCGCGCGCGAGGCCGAGCCCGGCGAAGCCCGCGCCCTCGCCTACCGCCTCGGCCAGGACGGCGCGCTCGACCGGCTGCTGATCGCCGGGGCCGACGCCGCATCGATCACCGGCTGGCAGATCCCCGCGTTTCCGCTGAAAGGCGGCCAGATCGTCGCTCGCGGCGTCAGCGCCGGGCCGCAAGTCGCCCGCCTGCTGCGCCGCGTGGAAGAGCGCTGGATCGCCGAAGGCTTCCCCGCGGCGGCCCGCGTCGATGCCCTGCTCGACGCCGAACTGGCGGAGCAGAACTCGTGA
- a CDS encoding TIGR02281 family clan AA aspartic protease, with protein sequence MNLGELSEFLYQKPLMALTIAAILVSILAGMLTVRYPRLSHGLRNTSYLGLTAALLLTVASLAGNAHRSDAALWLDQLRPATVQGAQTVLPLRTDGHFWVEAQLNGQPVNFLIDTGATYTGISQSVAQRAGILPDDGDQGVMLDTANGTIVARMATAGSLRFGSIEANALPVAIGPDNEVETNVIGMNLLSQLGSWRVENNQLILVPKAAASGG encoded by the coding sequence GTGAATCTCGGCGAACTATCCGAATTCCTCTACCAGAAGCCGCTGATGGCGCTGACCATCGCGGCGATCCTGGTCTCGATCCTGGCGGGCATGCTGACGGTGCGTTACCCGCGCCTCAGCCACGGGCTGCGCAATACCTCCTATCTGGGCCTCACCGCCGCACTGCTGCTGACCGTGGCCAGCCTCGCCGGCAATGCCCACCGCTCCGACGCCGCGCTCTGGCTCGACCAGTTGCGCCCGGCCACGGTGCAAGGCGCGCAGACCGTGCTGCCACTGCGCACCGACGGACATTTCTGGGTGGAAGCGCAGCTCAACGGCCAGCCGGTGAACTTCCTCATCGATACCGGCGCGACCTATACCGGCATCTCGCAATCCGTCGCCCAGCGCGCCGGGATCCTGCCGGACGACGGCGATCAGGGCGTGATGCTGGATACCGCGAACGGCACGATCGTCGCCCGCATGGCGACCGCCGGCTCGCTGCGCTTCGGCTCCATCGAGGCGAACGCGCTGCCGGTCGCCATCGGGCCGGACAACGAGGTGGAAACCAATGTGATCGGGATGAACCTGCTCTCGCAGCTCGGATCGTGGCGGGTGGAGAACAACCAGCTGATCCTGGTGCCCAAGGCTGCCGCTTCGGGCGGGTGA